A window from Bdellovibrionales bacterium encodes these proteins:
- a CDS encoding DUF4442 domain-containing protein has product MSETRAPISSLKANLFLKAYGLFKIPLLAYVGPKCLELSPTRSVIRIKLRRRTKNHLNVMYFGALGIGAELSIAITAVASIYESGQRIDFIFKDFKANFLKRCDGDVHFICDEADKVRALIEKATKTGERLEGTFKAYSTVPSTSETDKVATYELTLSVKNRSMKS; this is encoded by the coding sequence ATGTCCGAAACGCGCGCACCTATCAGCAGTCTTAAAGCGAATCTCTTCTTGAAAGCCTACGGCCTGTTTAAAATCCCTCTGCTCGCCTATGTCGGCCCGAAGTGCCTCGAGCTTTCCCCTACTCGCAGCGTGATTCGAATCAAACTCCGCCGTCGCACCAAGAATCATCTGAATGTGATGTACTTTGGCGCCCTCGGCATCGGTGCGGAGCTTTCCATTGCGATCACGGCTGTGGCCTCCATCTACGAAAGTGGCCAGCGCATTGATTTCATCTTTAAAGACTTTAAAGCGAACTTCCTCAAACGCTGCGACGGCGACGTGCACTTTATCTGCGATGAAGCCGACAAAGTCCGTGCACTGATTGAAAAAGCCACAAAAACCGGCGAGCGCCTCGAAGGAACTTTCAAAGCTTATTCGACTGTGCCATCGACAAGTGAAACTGACAAAGTGGCGACGTATGAGCTGACATTGTCAGTGAAGAATCGCTCAATGAAGTCTTAA
- a CDS encoding VOC family protein — protein sequence MKVKRIIANIETKKISAAKRFYGSILEMEILMDHGWLVTYGSSAKMQVQMSFASQGGSKTPVPDLSIEVDDVDEAFRRMKKGRFKIEYPLTEEPWGVRRFFVRDPFGRLVNILEHL from the coding sequence ATGAAAGTAAAACGCATCATCGCCAATATCGAGACCAAGAAGATATCAGCTGCCAAACGATTCTATGGCTCCATTCTCGAGATGGAAATTCTGATGGATCATGGATGGCTTGTGACCTATGGATCTTCAGCCAAAATGCAGGTGCAAATGAGCTTTGCTTCTCAGGGCGGATCTAAAACTCCGGTTCCTGATTTGTCCATCGAAGTCGACGACGTCGATGAAGCTTTTCGGCGAATGAAAAAAGGCCGCTTTAAAATCGAGTATCCGTTAACGGAAGAGCCTTGGGGTGTGCGAAGATTTTTTGTCCGCGATCCCTTTGGCCGTTTAGTAAATATTTTAGAACATCTTTAG
- the udk gene encoding uridine kinase produces MMRPHIIGVAGGSGSGKTHFAKELQKTLGDEHCMILYQDNYYIDQSAKFDGDGGSVNFDHPDSLDFPLMAKGLRQLKTGATIDVPIYDFVTHSRKKEVLVSPPKPVILVDGILILHSLEVRAVLDEAVFFDTPEELRFSRRLERDVHERGRTADGVKKQFELQVRPMHNQFVEPSKWHAQTIIKDLGEYGEALKAFAKRLARP; encoded by the coding sequence ATGATGAGGCCTCATATTATTGGTGTCGCTGGAGGAAGTGGTTCGGGTAAGACCCACTTCGCAAAAGAGCTGCAAAAGACTCTCGGCGATGAGCATTGTATGATCCTCTATCAAGACAACTACTACATTGATCAATCGGCAAAGTTTGATGGTGATGGGGGCTCGGTGAACTTCGATCACCCGGATTCTTTGGACTTTCCGTTAATGGCAAAAGGTCTGCGCCAATTAAAAACCGGCGCAACCATCGATGTTCCGATCTATGACTTCGTGACCCATTCCCGCAAAAAAGAAGTTCTCGTGAGCCCGCCAAAACCAGTGATTCTGGTGGACGGCATCTTGATCCTTCACTCCCTTGAAGTGCGTGCAGTGCTGGATGAGGCTGTCTTCTTTGACACTCCGGAAGAGCTCCGTTTTAGCCGCCGCCTTGAGCGCGATGTGCATGAGCGCGGACGCACGGCTGACGGCGTAAAGAAGCAGTTTGAGCTTCAGGTACGCCCCATGCATAACCAGTTCGTTGAGCCCTCTAAATGGCATGCTCAGACGATTATCAAGGACCTCGGCGAGTACGGAGAGGCTCTTAAAGCCTTTGCTAAGCGCCTGGCTAGACCTTAG
- a CDS encoding outer membrane beta-barrel domain-containing protein translates to MKTLTLTLMLLGSSLAYAQTTAPAAPKAAAPANSGSDKLDIKKLEQKYWSAKDDDFAVVQNRRYTKAGRFFLSANGGVPFNDPFSSGNIYGGTFGYFFNERWGIDVDYKSGSLHDNDATSQFINQYGTYPDHNVFKSSMIASVTLVPFYAKMSFMDNSIIYFDMGFSLGAGTLAYVVKQKEGDLNENAAVAKLSVFQQIFFTEHFALRADLSNTWANEKRMKYYTPGDAQHGYSGDRDLGTKMTNDTSLLLGVTYWF, encoded by the coding sequence ATGAAAACTCTCACGCTCACGTTGATGCTATTAGGGAGTTCCTTAGCATACGCACAAACAACCGCCCCTGCTGCTCCTAAAGCGGCCGCTCCTGCTAACTCAGGCAGCGACAAGCTTGATATTAAAAAGCTTGAGCAAAAATATTGGTCTGCAAAAGACGACGACTTCGCAGTCGTACAGAACCGCCGCTATACAAAAGCCGGCCGTTTCTTCTTGAGCGCCAACGGTGGTGTTCCATTCAATGACCCATTCTCTTCAGGTAATATCTATGGTGGTACTTTCGGTTACTTCTTCAACGAACGTTGGGGTATCGATGTAGACTATAAATCTGGCAGCTTGCATGATAATGATGCAACTTCGCAGTTCATCAATCAATATGGTACTTACCCAGACCATAACGTATTTAAATCTTCAATGATCGCTTCTGTGACGCTGGTTCCGTTCTACGCAAAAATGAGCTTCATGGATAATTCAATCATTTACTTCGACATGGGCTTCTCACTTGGCGCCGGTACTTTGGCTTACGTTGTTAAGCAAAAAGAAGGCGATTTGAACGAGAACGCAGCCGTTGCAAAACTCTCTGTATTCCAGCAGATCTTCTTCACAGAGCACTTCGCTTTGAGAGCAGATCTTTCAAATACATGGGCCAATGAAAAACGCATGAAATACTACACACCTGGTGACGCGCAACATGGTTACTCTGGTGACCGTGATCTCGGCACTAAAATGACCAACGATACTTCACTTTTGTTAGGTGTGACTTACTGGTTCTAA
- a CDS encoding septation protein IspZ: MKVLRWVLINFGVLILFQATKYFLGLQWAIGVSMAYAIGEILWLKIRRRTISPFMLFSLAVVLLFGVLDLWLTNDFFMKLESAVMNLMMAGLFGLSLFREKTIVEELAENQGRITKEKTPDKTFFFHFVTAIWFLYYILRAFAFTWMNFAMADGESFILKTFLGTASFYILLAASIGLSQQLWNLLLKLRLMPSTRKNPMTETSMQRPCIGTQNLES; the protein is encoded by the coding sequence ATGAAAGTGCTCCGCTGGGTCCTTATTAACTTTGGCGTTCTAATTCTATTCCAGGCAACCAAGTATTTCTTGGGCCTGCAATGGGCAATAGGGGTCTCTATGGCTTATGCCATTGGCGAGATCCTTTGGCTGAAAATTCGCAGAAGAACCATCTCACCGTTTATGCTCTTTTCCCTTGCCGTAGTTTTACTATTTGGAGTTCTCGATCTGTGGCTCACCAATGACTTCTTTATGAAGCTCGAATCTGCAGTGATGAATCTCATGATGGCTGGATTATTTGGTTTATCGTTATTCCGCGAGAAAACCATCGTCGAAGAGCTTGCAGAAAATCAGGGCCGTATTACGAAAGAAAAGACGCCTGACAAAACTTTCTTTTTCCACTTCGTCACTGCTATCTGGTTTTTGTATTACATTCTTCGCGCCTTTGCCTTTACCTGGATGAACTTCGCAATGGCAGATGGCGAGTCCTTTATTCTCAAGACCTTCCTTGGCACAGCCAGTTTTTATATCTTACTAGCTGCTTCCATAGGACTGAGCCAACAGCTTTGGAACTTGCTTCTTAAGCTCCGCCTTATGCCATCTACGCGCAAAAATCCAATGACGGAAACTTCCATGCAACGGCCTTGCATCGGAACTCAGAATTTGGAATCCTAA
- the upp gene encoding uracil phosphoribosyltransferase, with protein sequence MNKNIKVITNPLLKHKLGYLRDKNTYSQDFREIVKEISKILVYEAMKDWTQLEQISVETPIAKTTVERIVHPPVVVSIMRAGNGMLDAALSMIPFASTGFIGIYRDKFIHNTVEYYFKMPKDIAGREVLLCDPLIATADTIIAAIDRLKNYGAGKVKVISILASKTGLEKVQYFHPDVEVYTVNIENEINESGYLVPGLGDAGDRLFQTK encoded by the coding sequence ATGAATAAAAATATCAAAGTTATTACAAACCCGCTTTTGAAACATAAACTCGGATACCTCCGTGATAAAAACACGTACTCTCAGGATTTCCGCGAGATCGTGAAAGAGATTTCAAAAATCCTCGTGTATGAAGCGATGAAGGATTGGACACAGCTGGAGCAAATCTCTGTCGAGACACCGATTGCGAAGACAACAGTAGAGAGAATCGTTCATCCGCCGGTGGTGGTGTCGATCATGCGCGCGGGGAATGGGATGCTCGATGCGGCTCTATCGATGATTCCGTTTGCAAGCACGGGCTTTATCGGTATCTATCGCGATAAGTTTATCCACAACACGGTGGAGTACTATTTCAAAATGCCTAAGGATATCGCCGGCCGTGAGGTTCTGCTCTGCGATCCTTTGATTGCGACGGCGGACACGATCATCGCTGCCATCGACCGCCTTAAAAACTATGGTGCGGGCAAAGTAAAAGTGATCAGCATTTTGGCGAGCAAAACCGGTCTGGAAAAAGTTCAATACTTCCATCCGGACGTCGAAGTTTATACTGTAAATATCGAAAATGAGATAAACGAGAGTGGCTATCTAGTACCAGGCCTCGGCGATGCCGGGGATCGTTTATTCCAAACCAAGTAG
- a CDS encoding biopolymer transporter ExbD, whose translation MRRGKKIRINHEYEFELDLAPLLAVMVKLVPVLLVSSAFVQMMTIETQLPQVVQQAIEKNEKDEKATHISIEVKEKEGVKIVVKHNDGKESSEVVPKKSDGTYDFALLHTRLVAVKQQNPEVFKVDLSPDGNVPYNDIVRVMDEARRSRDNNIRFPITDKQTNKETQTDYMFPEVTFANTMEG comes from the coding sequence ATTGGACTTAGCGCCATTGCTTGCCGTGATGGTAAAACTTGTTCCGGTTCTTCTCGTATCTTCTGCTTTCGTTCAAATGATGACAATTGAAACTCAATTGCCACAGGTCGTTCAACAAGCGATTGAAAAGAATGAAAAAGATGAAAAAGCCACTCATATCTCGATCGAAGTGAAAGAGAAAGAGGGCGTAAAAATCGTCGTTAAACACAATGACGGCAAAGAGAGCAGCGAAGTGGTACCTAAGAAATCTGACGGTACTTATGATTTCGCTTTGCTTCACACAAGACTTGTGGCTGTAAAGCAACAGAACCCAGAAGTTTTTAAAGTGGACCTCTCTCCGGATGGCAACGTTCCTTATAACGACATCGTTCGTGTAATGGATGAAGCTCGCCGTAGCCGTGACAACAATATTCGCTTCCCTATCACGGACAAGCAAACCAACAAGGAAACTCAGACAGACTATATGTTTCCTGAGGTTACTTTCGCGAATACAATGGAGGGCTAA
- a CDS encoding nitronate monooxygenase, whose translation MADNKSIETSFTRLMGIQNPIIAAPMFLVSNEDLVVAASEAGGIGTVPSLNYRPPEKFKEAIENIKKRTKKPVGVNIIVNKSNNRAEGDLKIALDAGVDLFITSLGSPKHVIEEAHKNGAKVLCDVTNLEFAKKVQDLGADGVIAVGAGAGGHAGPISPLVLVPWLKTQLQIPIIAAGGISHGSQIAACLALGAAGVSVGTRFIASKEASVDASYKNAVVNSTPEDIVMTTRVSGTPAAVINTDYVKKLGTDLPWILKTLKDNPATKKYVVPLIHLMGMKSLEESANKPSWKTVWSAGQSVGLVDDILTTAEIYQKLISEYQTAKASLP comes from the coding sequence ATGGCTGATAACAAATCCATTGAAACATCATTTACTCGTTTGATGGGGATTCAGAATCCGATCATTGCCGCGCCTATGTTTTTGGTGAGCAATGAAGACCTTGTCGTCGCCGCTAGCGAAGCCGGCGGTATCGGGACGGTTCCGTCACTCAATTACCGTCCGCCAGAGAAATTCAAAGAAGCCATCGAAAATATCAAAAAACGCACAAAGAAACCTGTTGGCGTAAATATCATCGTCAACAAAAGTAACAACCGTGCTGAAGGCGATCTCAAGATTGCACTGGATGCCGGAGTGGACCTATTCATTACTTCTTTGGGAAGTCCAAAGCATGTGATTGAAGAGGCGCACAAAAATGGTGCGAAGGTTCTTTGTGACGTGACGAATTTGGAATTCGCTAAAAAGGTTCAAGATCTCGGCGCGGATGGTGTCATTGCCGTGGGGGCAGGAGCCGGTGGCCATGCAGGACCGATTTCGCCGCTGGTGCTGGTACCGTGGCTGAAAACTCAGTTGCAAATCCCCATCATTGCAGCTGGTGGTATTTCGCATGGTTCGCAAATCGCTGCATGTCTTGCTCTCGGAGCGGCGGGTGTCAGTGTGGGGACGCGCTTTATCGCTTCAAAAGAAGCTAGTGTCGATGCGTCTTATAAGAATGCGGTTGTGAACTCAACTCCAGAAGACATTGTGATGACAACGCGGGTGTCGGGCACTCCTGCAGCAGTTATTAACACAGACTATGTTAAAAAGCTCGGCACAGATTTGCCGTGGATTTTGAAAACATTGAAAGACAATCCTGCAACCAAAAAATACGTCGTTCCTTTGATTCACTTGATGGGAATGAAATCGCTCGAAGAGTCTGCGAATAAACCTTCTTGGAAAACCGTCTGGAGTGCGGGGCAGTCTGTGGGGCTTGTAGATGATATCCTGACGACGGCTGAGATTTATCAAAAACTGATCAGTGAGTACCAGACGGCTAAGGCGAGTCTGCCTTAG
- a CDS encoding tetratricopeptide repeat protein, whose translation MSSRMFWILLASLVVAQPSFAKKDEGKGLLPEVRIGEGGSETENDKKALTSEILITRSENKAIESLQKLIKSKKPGSPENADLLYRLAELYMRRSKSGRFFDMNANNPVLQKSSFPIPNEHGSDAVKRAIAIYTRLEKEHPNFRDMDAVLFNNAFAHQQIGKGTEASVLFNRLVDKFPKSPLIADGTLALGELLYDQGKFQPALEQFLKIEKMPKSRVYSYGLYKAAWAYYNLKDSDNGIKRLLMVVKTNPPLQEGEVPTNRHNLRKEALRDLTIFVGDSYPADKLYAFFEKITQNNELGPAMIDLAKLYESHSRQKEMGIFLGEFIDKNPSNPYLVKANLYLVDAYEDLKQRDKVISHLQAASELCKSNSAWRSTQKPEDAAEYCDKDFRHNSLDIAKKWWEIWMKNKQNVAFSDLTQKSFRLILDNEDQSKPDVKTHFALAELLFQLGKYDEASQEYKFVGDRAQEPTLQHDANYGALYAIEKSMEKSKEKDPAKEALRKELATNYLTKHPNGKYALNVRFKMGHIAYEENNFPEAEKWLSQIAGSNKDPELKKKAEDLMLDMLNMKKDYAGLQKLSKKIIASGANDDRKKSMNKIMEESSFAEIQEVAKGADPIMAARKLIDFSKEHETSPMAKDALWQALSLLYANGRQFEAAELSLQYAKKYPTDKKTVDGLKDAARSYAEIGQLTKAAETLKMIAEMDKKTAKTNIELAADFLRLEGRIKESRDIYVTLMKDADKKNQARLILKIMATYGGKTNNPEYQNLQEKILAINMEPYATQILMERAEKLYSTGKKTAAFDAAKKIMGRGITAEEKAPARLIQAQVLESELVQQSVKAKMDKFAMVLGLKTEKLDKAQQAYLNVLSMSKDEKVVRKALAGLDRCYANYIDSLQNIPMPGGLTPAEKDTLKGELAKIVTPIQGKKAENETRLKTLVVVRATTDSKDRDYSEMNPEGTIAPSASYPPASQFEAYLTAKTDLSPSRVQKNQTKVCSRSFTTKDAKIQSILDMANNCYVSKQYDMTEKLALELAKFKDTRALGLYYLSLASDVREQREKAMWLIDELMKTQSENALVLYQKGRLMYELEDINAAIPFFAKVVDMNIGSAEISTFAAVKAYTEKDYITSTENFSRLTQDQVYTYNMGPLFSEAWAQRGEAEKGIQLITELSVKKKDNVDIMLQQAHLIEVYKSSDIGTAKQVYERVAKVTSKPDLKEWVGKKLTILKGQIPNQGKVTSLEKE comes from the coding sequence ATGAGCTCACGTATGTTCTGGATCCTTCTTGCTTCATTGGTAGTTGCTCAACCATCATTCGCGAAAAAGGACGAAGGCAAAGGCCTTCTTCCTGAAGTTCGCATTGGTGAAGGTGGCAGCGAAACTGAAAATGACAAAAAAGCTTTGACTTCAGAGATTCTCATCACTCGTTCAGAAAACAAAGCGATCGAATCCCTGCAAAAGCTTATTAAAAGCAAAAAGCCAGGCAGCCCTGAGAATGCGGACCTATTGTACCGCCTTGCTGAGCTCTATATGCGCAGATCTAAATCGGGCCGCTTCTTCGACATGAACGCGAACAACCCTGTTCTGCAAAAAAGTTCATTCCCAATTCCAAATGAACACGGCTCAGACGCCGTGAAACGTGCTATTGCTATTTATACTCGCTTGGAAAAAGAGCATCCGAACTTCCGCGATATGGATGCTGTTCTCTTCAACAATGCGTTTGCACACCAGCAAATTGGTAAGGGTACAGAGGCTTCTGTGCTCTTTAACCGTTTGGTGGATAAGTTCCCTAAATCTCCTCTGATCGCCGATGGTACGTTGGCACTCGGGGAACTTTTGTATGATCAAGGTAAATTCCAGCCAGCGTTGGAACAATTCCTTAAAATTGAAAAAATGCCTAAATCCCGCGTTTACTCTTACGGTTTGTATAAAGCTGCTTGGGCTTACTACAACCTCAAAGATTCAGACAACGGTATTAAACGTCTTTTGATGGTGGTAAAAACAAATCCGCCACTTCAAGAAGGTGAAGTTCCAACAAACCGTCACAACCTCCGCAAAGAAGCTTTACGTGATTTGACGATCTTCGTTGGTGACTCCTACCCTGCTGACAAACTCTATGCTTTCTTCGAAAAAATCACTCAGAATAACGAGCTCGGTCCTGCAATGATCGATCTTGCAAAACTCTATGAATCTCATAGCCGTCAAAAGGAAATGGGAATCTTCTTGGGTGAGTTTATCGATAAAAATCCTTCAAATCCTTACTTGGTGAAAGCGAACCTTTACCTTGTAGATGCCTATGAAGACCTCAAACAACGTGATAAAGTGATCTCTCACCTTCAAGCAGCTAGCGAGCTTTGCAAATCGAACTCTGCTTGGAGATCTACTCAAAAGCCAGAAGACGCGGCTGAGTATTGCGATAAGGACTTCCGCCATAATTCTCTCGACATCGCTAAAAAGTGGTGGGAAATCTGGATGAAGAACAAGCAAAACGTTGCGTTCTCAGATCTCACACAAAAGTCTTTCCGTTTGATCCTCGATAACGAAGATCAATCTAAACCAGATGTGAAAACTCACTTTGCCCTTGCGGAGCTTCTCTTCCAATTGGGCAAATACGATGAAGCAAGCCAAGAATACAAATTCGTTGGTGACCGCGCTCAAGAGCCAACTCTTCAGCACGACGCTAACTATGGCGCTTTGTATGCGATCGAAAAGTCTATGGAGAAATCCAAAGAAAAAGATCCAGCTAAGGAAGCTCTTCGTAAAGAACTCGCTACCAACTACTTAACGAAACATCCAAACGGTAAATACGCTTTGAATGTTCGCTTTAAGATGGGCCATATCGCTTACGAGGAAAACAACTTCCCAGAAGCAGAAAAATGGTTGAGCCAAATTGCTGGTTCGAACAAAGACCCAGAATTGAAGAAAAAAGCCGAAGACTTGATGCTTGATATGCTCAACATGAAGAAAGACTATGCTGGTTTGCAAAAGCTTTCTAAAAAAATCATCGCTTCAGGTGCTAACGATGACCGCAAAAAATCTATGAATAAAATCATGGAAGAGTCTAGCTTTGCAGAGATTCAAGAAGTCGCTAAAGGTGCAGACCCAATTATGGCTGCCCGTAAGTTGATTGACTTCTCTAAAGAGCATGAGACCTCTCCAATGGCTAAAGATGCTTTGTGGCAGGCTCTCAGCTTGCTCTATGCTAACGGCCGTCAATTTGAGGCTGCAGAATTGAGCCTTCAGTACGCTAAGAAATATCCTACAGACAAAAAGACTGTGGATGGCTTAAAGGATGCTGCTCGTTCTTATGCTGAAATCGGTCAGCTGACAAAAGCCGCTGAGACTTTGAAAATGATTGCTGAGATGGACAAGAAAACTGCTAAAACCAATATTGAATTGGCTGCAGACTTCCTCCGTCTTGAAGGCCGCATCAAAGAATCACGCGACATCTATGTTACGTTGATGAAAGATGCAGATAAAAAGAACCAAGCTCGTTTGATCTTAAAAATCATGGCGACTTACGGTGGTAAAACAAACAATCCAGAATACCAAAATCTTCAAGAGAAGATCTTGGCTATCAATATGGAGCCCTATGCAACGCAAATCCTTATGGAGCGTGCAGAGAAACTCTATAGTACTGGTAAGAAAACGGCTGCTTTCGACGCTGCTAAAAAGATCATGGGCCGCGGTATTACTGCGGAAGAAAAAGCCCCTGCTCGTTTGATCCAAGCTCAGGTTTTGGAATCTGAATTGGTTCAACAAAGCGTGAAAGCTAAAATGGATAAGTTTGCAATGGTTCTCGGTCTTAAAACTGAGAAGCTCGATAAAGCACAACAAGCTTACTTGAACGTCCTTTCTATGTCTAAAGACGAAAAGGTTGTTCGTAAAGCTTTGGCGGGCCTTGATCGTTGTTATGCAAACTACATTGATAGCTTGCAAAATATCCCTATGCCTGGCGGTTTGACTCCTGCTGAAAAAGACACTTTGAAAGGTGAACTCGCTAAGATCGTAACGCCTATTCAAGGCAAAAAAGCCGAGAACGAAACACGCTTGAAAACATTGGTTGTTGTTCGCGCAACAACTGACAGTAAAGACCGCGACTACTCAGAGATGAATCCAGAAGGAACGATTGCGCCTTCGGCTTCCTACCCTCCAGCAAGTCAGTTTGAAGCGTACTTGACTGCGAAGACTGATTTGAGTCCGTCACGCGTACAGAAAAACCAGACTAAAGTTTGCTCTCGCTCTTTCACTACGAAAGATGCGAAGATCCAATCTATCTTGGATATGGCGAATAACTGCTATGTCTCAAAACAGTACGATATGACCGAGAAGTTGGCTTTAGAACTAGCTAAATTCAAAGATACGCGTGCATTAGGTCTGTATTACTTGAGCTTGGCTTCAGATGTTCGTGAACAGCGCGAAAAAGCAATGTGGCTCATTGATGAACTCATGAAGACTCAAAGTGAGAACGCACTGGTACTGTATCAGAAGGGCCGTCTCATGTATGAGCTCGAAGATATCAATGCGGCGATTCCGTTTTTTGCCAAAGTTGTAGACATGAATATAGGTTCGGCAGAAATTTCAACTTTCGCTGCCGTAAAAGCATACACTGAAAAAGATTACATCACTTCTACGGAGAATTTCTCGCGGCTGACTCAGGACCAGGTGTATACTTACAACATGGGACCTTTGTTCAGTGAAGCGTGGGCACAGCGCGGAGAAGCGGAGAAAGGTATTCAGTTAATCACCGAATTATCCGTTAAGAAAAAGGACAATGTAGACATAATGTTACAACAGGCCCACTTGATTGAGGTCTATAAGTCATCTGATATCGGTACGGCTAAGCAAGTGTACGAAAGAGTTGCTAAAGTCACATCGAAACCAGATTTAAAAGAATGGGTTGGTAAGAAATTAACAATCCTGAAGGGACAGATTCCGAACCAAGGTAAGGTAACGTCCCTGGAGAAAGAATAA
- a CDS encoding AgmX/PglI C-terminal domain-containing protein, with product MNNTLIVKQRLKNGTTKTWKLRSSQSVYTFGGSRLADVISISPTSQGMQGTFECRDGKWWYIDMNMDAVASMNSCEVAIDGEKTLEIADSTLHLTPVLREADLYQRLERASHENDGTKKPYQLFLVKLHDKVIETRVVPMGQSFIPEMAVTKKVIPAKDSSSWVQYTLDQYIVRQKTVFLTAEEAMNRITASQMVDGDSKKGLLIVGLAALMIGGLTLMSPKKEEVAQVVIPPPAQKVIVKTDKKKKVAQAKPAQPQQAPSAPKEQKVASAPAGNGKIANMLKAVSDPRLSRLIGKVSAQAAKSGNVIVSNGVKAGAGASGRALAAVGNIDRSGRDYGTDSTAQGVMISTAGRGGGKNTSGIGGLGAGNTGNGGVGLIEEESEIVGGLDREVIAQYIKSQLGQILYCYERQLSAHPDLFGKVAVKFTIAGTGSVETQAIGDTTLKNATVEGCILNKVAKWKFPAPAGGTKVLVTYPFLFKSTN from the coding sequence ATGAACAACACTTTAATCGTTAAACAACGTCTTAAGAACGGAACTACCAAGACATGGAAGCTTCGTTCGTCACAGTCAGTCTACACGTTTGGTGGATCAAGACTCGCTGACGTCATCTCCATCTCCCCTACTTCACAGGGCATGCAAGGTACTTTCGAGTGCCGTGATGGTAAATGGTGGTATATCGACATGAACATGGATGCAGTCGCATCTATGAACTCGTGTGAAGTCGCTATTGATGGAGAAAAGACTCTCGAGATCGCTGACTCTACTCTTCACTTAACCCCCGTGTTGAGAGAAGCCGATCTCTATCAACGCCTTGAAAGAGCTTCGCATGAAAATGACGGCACTAAAAAACCTTATCAGCTTTTCCTCGTGAAATTGCATGACAAGGTTATTGAGACCCGCGTAGTTCCTATGGGTCAAAGCTTTATTCCTGAAATGGCTGTCACTAAAAAGGTTATCCCTGCGAAGGATTCAAGCTCTTGGGTTCAATACACTTTGGATCAATACATCGTTCGTCAAAAAACCGTTTTCTTGACTGCAGAAGAAGCAATGAATCGCATTACTGCAAGTCAAATGGTTGATGGCGACAGCAAAAAGGGTCTCTTGATCGTCGGCCTTGCGGCTTTGATGATCGGCGGCCTCACTTTGATGTCTCCTAAGAAGGAAGAAGTTGCTCAGGTAGTGATTCCTCCTCCTGCGCAAAAAGTGATTGTTAAAACAGATAAAAAGAAAAAAGTTGCTCAGGCAAAACCTGCACAACCTCAGCAAGCCCCTTCTGCTCCGAAAGAGCAAAAGGTTGCTAGCGCTCCAGCTGGTAATGGCAAAATCGCCAACATGTTGAAAGCGGTTTCTGACCCCCGCCTGTCTCGTTTGATCGGTAAAGTATCCGCTCAAGCTGCAAAAAGCGGTAACGTGATTGTTTCTAACGGTGTGAAAGCCGGCGCTGGTGCCAGTGGTCGTGCCTTGGCTGCTGTTGGTAACATCGACCGCTCTGGCCGTGACTACGGTACAGACTCTACAGCTCAAGGTGTGATGATCTCCACTGCGGGCCGTGGTGGCGGTAAGAACACTTCTGGTATCGGTGGCCTCGGCGCAGGTAACACTGGTAACGGGGGCGTTGGTTTGATCGAGGAAGAAAGTGAAATTGTCGGCGGTCTCGACCGCGAAGTGATCGCTCAGTACATCAAGTCCCAATTGGGTCAGATCTTGTACTGCTATGAGCGCCAACTCAGTGCTCACCCAGATTTGTTTGGTAAGGTAGCTGTTAAATTTACTATTGCTGGAACTGGATCGGTAGAAACACAGGCCATTGGTGATACCACACTTAAAAATGCGACCGTCGAAGGATGTATCTTGAATAAGGTTGCTAAATGGAAGTTCCCTGCCCCAGCCGGAGGGACGAAAGTGCTCGTCACTTATCCATTCTTATTCAAGAGTACTAACTAA
- a CDS encoding biopolymer transporter ExbD translates to MARRKYELPKQKNSFGLNITSMTDMFTILLVFLLQSYSTSDVELIPEAGLRLPSSNTMTNPVESIKLTVSKELVKLDKTKIADMKDANFESKDIDPNDSNFVKPIFDELDKIAKDEKLKDNPAVKEGRILLQADAALPYSVLRKVMYTASMAGFPQMKLVTVVGN, encoded by the coding sequence ATGGCAAGACGTAAATACGAACTGCCAAAACAAAAGAACTCGTTTGGTCTGAACATCACGTCTATGACGGATATGTTCACGATCCTCCTCGTGTTCCTCCTGCAATCTTATTCGACTTCAGATGTGGAGCTAATCCCAGAAGCCGGCTTAAGACTGCCGTCCTCGAATACAATGACCAACCCGGTTGAATCCATTAAACTGACGGTTTCTAAAGAGTTGGTAAAACTTGATAAAACAAAAATCGCTGACATGAAAGATGCTAACTTCGAGTCAAAAGACATCGACCCGAATGACAGCAACTTCGTTAAGCCGATTTTTGATGAACTCGATAAAATCGCTAAAGATGAAAAATTGAAAGATAACCCAGCCGTTAAAGAAGGACGTATTTTGTTGCAAGCGGATGCTGCTCTTCCTTACTCAGTATTGAGAAAGGTTATGTATACCGCTTCGATGGCCGGTTTTCCGCAGATGAAATTAGTGACTGTTGTCGGAAACTAG